The Winogradskyella schleiferi genome has a window encoding:
- a CDS encoding DUF6452 family protein, protein MKRSLILISFITLAIISFNCERDDICAETTATTPRLIIEFYDADDLEVLKNVPRITVYGDGLVTDEDGTSIEPTESSDATLLYNENANTVELPLMIGTEGETNTVRYIFEKDTNLRVDETGDSNIDVLEISYKTDFIYVSRACGYKSIFTELSISREPDDAEPWIANIIIEESIENTVENENTTHVRIYH, encoded by the coding sequence AAGTTTTATCACTTTAGCAATAATAAGCTTTAATTGTGAACGCGATGATATTTGCGCGGAAACGACTGCTACTACACCTCGATTAATTATTGAGTTCTATGATGCTGATGATCTGGAAGTATTAAAAAACGTCCCGAGGATTACGGTTTATGGAGACGGTTTAGTAACAGATGAAGATGGTACGTCTATTGAACCCACAGAATCATCAGATGCCACATTACTATATAACGAAAATGCGAATACGGTGGAATTACCTTTAATGATTGGTACTGAAGGAGAAACTAATACTGTTCGTTATATATTTGAAAAAGACACTAACCTACGTGTTGACGAAACAGGAGACTCAAACATTGACGTTTTGGAAATCTCATACAAAACCGATTTTATTTATGTCTCAAGAGCTTGTGGGTACAAAAGCATATTTACAGAATTAAGTATCTCCAGAGAACCCGATGATGCTGAGCCATGGATAGCAAATATAATTATAGAAGAAAGCATTGAAAATACTGTAGAAAATGAAAACACAACACATGTACGCATCTATCACTAG
- a CDS encoding DinB family protein has product MHKDDIADLIDTKHSELISWLENQPDDSWTQGPEGKWTTGQQVLHLLQSIVPLNNALSMPKFLLRLKFGKANRPVRNYDDIVKRYRERLIDAKGKTYKGSQNMKIPTLADKQYLLNRLQTEEKKLQYKTRRISDKNLDTVVLPHPLMGKMPVRELIMWTAYHVEHHTEILKTKYGQVSVAH; this is encoded by the coding sequence ATGCATAAAGACGATATTGCCGATTTAATTGACACTAAACATTCTGAATTGATTTCTTGGTTAGAAAACCAACCAGACGACTCATGGACGCAAGGACCAGAAGGGAAATGGACTACAGGTCAGCAAGTATTGCATTTATTACAAAGTATAGTTCCGCTTAACAATGCATTGAGTATGCCTAAATTTTTGTTGCGTCTTAAATTTGGAAAGGCGAATAGACCAGTAAGAAATTACGATGATATCGTAAAACGTTACCGAGAGCGACTAATAGATGCGAAAGGAAAAACTTATAAAGGTTCTCAAAATATGAAGATTCCGACTTTAGCAGACAAACAATATCTTTTAAACCGATTGCAAACCGAAGAAAAGAAACTACAATACAAAACCAGGCGAATTAGCGATAAGAATCTAGACACCGTAGTTTTGCCACATCCTTTAATGGGAAAAATGCCAGTTCGAGAACTAATTATGTGGACGGCCTATCATGTGGAGCATCATACTGAGATTTTGAAGACTAAATACGGTCAAGTTTCGGTCGCTCATTGA
- a CDS encoding FIST signal transduction protein, translating into MKTKSIHGSTVSNIYKALTNALADGFTPTVAIVFISVKQDRKAICKLMDSKNIEVFGATSCGEFINGHQTEGEIAILLLEIVNENYTILFDEIKNGKIADTASKLANEALKKFTNPSLILCSTGINLKGNHFEGEKLVKSLTQSLGPDKIFFGGMAGDDWKLNGTFVFTNEKETDCGLVALVLNGDKIALKGMAVTGWKPLGITRTVTKCKENLLYEIDGKSAVELYLKYLGQEDKLVENDFKIFEELSMEYPFIVERDENETVLKTPMKIDAKESALVMDMEMPEGSKFWFTSPPEFDIVEEVIDKATKYKEDSREDADALLIFSCAGRQPILGPMVTDENEGLAKIWDTPMAGFFTYGEFGRVLNGKQNFHSGACCWVTLKENV; encoded by the coding sequence ATGAAAACAAAATCAATACACGGTTCAACAGTTTCAAACATCTATAAAGCCTTAACCAATGCTTTAGCAGATGGTTTCACACCAACTGTAGCTATAGTTTTTATTTCCGTAAAACAAGACAGAAAAGCTATTTGTAAGCTAATGGATTCAAAAAACATTGAGGTCTTTGGAGCTACTTCATGTGGCGAATTTATTAACGGTCATCAAACTGAAGGAGAAATCGCCATATTGCTTTTAGAGATAGTAAATGAAAATTACACGATTTTGTTCGACGAAATAAAAAATGGGAAGATAGCGGATACAGCATCTAAATTGGCAAATGAGGCTTTAAAAAAATTTACTAATCCTTCGCTAATTCTATGCAGTACAGGCATCAATCTAAAAGGGAATCACTTTGAAGGCGAAAAATTGGTAAAAAGCCTGACACAAAGCCTTGGTCCTGATAAAATATTCTTTGGTGGTATGGCTGGAGACGATTGGAAACTAAATGGAACTTTTGTTTTTACCAATGAAAAAGAAACAGATTGTGGACTTGTGGCGTTAGTACTAAATGGTGATAAAATCGCATTAAAAGGAATGGCAGTTACAGGTTGGAAGCCACTAGGAATTACCAGAACGGTTACTAAATGCAAAGAGAACCTACTCTATGAGATAGATGGTAAATCTGCAGTTGAACTATACCTGAAATATTTGGGACAAGAAGATAAATTAGTTGAAAACGATTTTAAAATATTTGAAGAATTATCAATGGAATATCCATTTATTGTAGAACGTGACGAAAATGAAACGGTACTAAAAACACCAATGAAAATTGATGCTAAGGAAAGTGCATTGGTCATGGATATGGAAATGCCTGAAGGTTCAAAATTTTGGTTTACAAGCCCTCCTGAATTCGACATTGTTGAGGAAGTGATTGACAAGGCAACAAAATATAAAGAAGATTCCAGAGAAGATGCAGATGCCTTATTGATTTTTTCTTGTGCTGGCAGACAACCAATTCTAGGTCCAATGGTAACAGATGAAAACGAAGGCCTCGCCAAAATATGGGATACACCAATGGCTGGTTTTTTTACCTATGGTGAATTTGGTCGTGTTTTAAATGGCAAGCAAAACTTTCATTCAGGAGCCTGTTGCTGGGTAACACTTAAAGAAAACGTATGA
- a CDS encoding nuclear transport factor 2 family protein: MRYYLLLISFLLPLLASSQSYDTEIFLFDIEINNSKIQIKNGKNISKNKGYDNQPSFLDDRYIVFASARDGQIDIAKYDTRYDAKVWVNFTEGGEYSPLKIPNQQEVSAVRLDQDGKQQLYAYNLSNGNSTDLINNLVVAYYTWFDQNTIVSAVIENEELNLYVTNLKTGTNKKYASNVGRSFHKIPNSDFVSFISKANGNQWQIKAINPKTGKIKLIANTIKDVEDMCWLNSKTLLSGKDNFLYKLRLQRDNNWKKIADVSTKGILKITRLSANSAGTKLLIAGDIIATEVEEPTKETPKNVNEDLAAKIVQKHVEPFNNRQLDEFANAFDTNIIVNRFPRAKMYSGRTTLKEHYRQFFKKNETTKVKILNRMTLKNMVVDEELVTIDNTTNRQITIYETDEYNINTMTFIENSKTDTNPEYIVNEQLEAYNNSDINGFVKTYTNDVMLFTFPYTLDSEGQEPLRAQYDSFFKRTPDLYAEIVNRIVLGNKVIDKEKVLINGETFYAIAIYEIRNGLISRVTFIQ, from the coding sequence ATGCGCTATTATTTATTACTTATCTCGTTTTTATTGCCTTTATTGGCTTCCTCGCAATCCTACGACACTGAAATTTTCTTATTTGATATAGAAATCAATAATTCAAAAATCCAAATTAAGAATGGTAAGAATATTTCCAAGAATAAAGGCTATGATAATCAACCTTCATTTTTAGATGATCGTTATATTGTATTCGCATCTGCCAGAGACGGTCAAATTGATATTGCTAAATACGATACACGTTACGATGCTAAAGTTTGGGTGAATTTTACGGAAGGTGGCGAATATTCCCCATTAAAAATCCCTAATCAACAAGAAGTTTCTGCAGTGCGCTTAGATCAAGATGGCAAACAACAATTGTACGCTTACAATTTAAGTAACGGTAATTCCACAGACCTTATTAATAATTTAGTCGTTGCTTATTATACTTGGTTCGATCAAAATACTATTGTATCAGCTGTTATTGAAAATGAAGAACTCAACCTTTATGTTACCAACCTCAAAACCGGTACTAACAAAAAATATGCATCTAATGTAGGTCGTTCTTTTCATAAAATTCCGAATTCGGATTTCGTGAGTTTTATTTCAAAAGCAAATGGCAATCAATGGCAAATAAAAGCCATAAACCCAAAAACCGGTAAGATTAAACTTATTGCAAACACCATAAAAGATGTTGAAGATATGTGCTGGCTTAATAGTAAAACATTGCTTTCAGGAAAGGATAACTTCTTATATAAATTAAGACTTCAACGTGATAACAATTGGAAGAAAATAGCAGATGTGTCCACTAAAGGTATTTTAAAAATCACACGGCTTTCAGCTAATTCCGCTGGCACAAAATTATTGATTGCTGGCGATATTATAGCTACTGAAGTAGAAGAGCCTACGAAAGAAACACCCAAAAATGTCAATGAAGATTTAGCTGCAAAAATTGTACAGAAGCATGTTGAACCTTTTAACAATAGACAATTAGATGAATTTGCAAATGCTTTCGACACCAATATAATTGTAAACCGATTTCCAAGGGCAAAAATGTATTCTGGCCGAACGACTTTAAAAGAACATTACCGACAGTTTTTCAAAAAAAACGAAACAACTAAGGTTAAAATCCTCAACAGAATGACCCTTAAAAACATGGTCGTCGATGAAGAATTGGTAACAATTGACAATACAACGAATAGACAAATTACCATTTATGAAACCGATGAATACAATATCAATACCATGACGTTCATTGAAAACTCTAAAACGGATACTAACCCTGAGTATATAGTGAATGAGCAACTAGAAGCTTATAACAATAGCGATATTAATGGATTTGTAAAAACCTATACGAACGACGTCATGTTATTTACGTTTCCTTATACATTAGATTCAGAAGGACAAGAGCCACTCAGAGCACAATACGATTCGTTTTTTAAGCGCACGCCAGATTTATATGCAGAAATTGTAAATAGAATCGTTTTAGGCAACAAAGTTATTGATAAAGAAAAAGTATTAATAAATGGTGAGACTTTTTATGCCATTGCCATCTACGAAATAAGAAATGGATTGATTTCAAGAGTAACATTTATTCAATAG
- a CDS encoding sensor histidine kinase, giving the protein MNQHLQHIQDFIESSNHLSEKEKTDLLKYLKSADKDLLISDFKLERTEKVKRTTAILLEETIEELEQKQKAIEDSNIALQKSIKELKATQSQLIQSEKMASLGELTAGIAHEIQNPLNFVNNFSEVSKELLEEMLEEIKNGDMEEVNAIAQDVIQNLEKINHHGQRADGIVKGMLQHSRSSSGAKEDTNINVLVDEYLRLAYHGLRAKDKSFNAALETRFDDTIQPLSIAPQDIGRVVLNLITNAFYAVNEKKKLLIEGYEPQVTVETKKVKDAIEISVKDNGNGIPQKVLDKIFQPFFTTKPTGQGTGLGLSLSYDIIKAHGGDIKVNTKEQEGTTFIISLPTTNNA; this is encoded by the coding sequence ATGAATCAACACCTACAACATATTCAAGATTTTATCGAAAGCTCAAACCATCTTTCAGAAAAAGAGAAAACGGATCTATTAAAATATCTAAAAAGTGCTGATAAAGATTTACTCATTTCAGATTTTAAACTAGAACGTACCGAAAAAGTAAAACGTACCACTGCCATTTTACTGGAAGAGACTATTGAGGAACTAGAACAAAAACAAAAAGCCATTGAAGATTCAAACATAGCATTACAAAAATCCATAAAAGAATTAAAAGCCACGCAATCGCAATTAATTCAATCTGAGAAAATGGCAAGTTTAGGAGAATTAACGGCTGGTATTGCACACGAAATCCAAAACCCCTTAAACTTCGTCAATAATTTTTCTGAAGTCAGTAAAGAATTATTGGAAGAAATGCTTGAGGAAATCAAAAATGGCGATATGGAAGAAGTCAACGCTATTGCACAAGATGTCATTCAAAATCTTGAAAAAATAAATCATCATGGCCAACGTGCCGATGGTATTGTAAAAGGCATGTTACAACATAGTCGCAGTAGTTCTGGAGCAAAAGAAGATACCAATATCAACGTTTTGGTCGATGAATACTTACGTCTCGCCTATCATGGTTTACGCGCCAAAGATAAATCCTTTAATGCCGCTTTAGAAACGCGTTTTGATGATACAATTCAGCCTTTAAGTATTGCACCTCAAGATATTGGCCGTGTGGTTCTCAACCTAATCACTAATGCATTTTATGCCGTGAATGAAAAGAAAAAATTACTAATTGAAGGCTATGAACCACAAGTCACTGTTGAAACTAAAAAAGTAAAAGACGCTATTGAAATTTCAGTCAAAGACAACGGAAATGGCATTCCACAGAAAGTATTGGATAAAATTTTTCAGCCATTCTTTACCACTAAACCAACAGGACAAGGAACAGGATTAGGTCTCTCATTAAGTTACGATATTATTAAAGCACATGGTGGAGATATTAAAGTAAACACCAAAGAACAAGAAGGAACAACATTCATCATTTCATTACCAACAACCAACAACGCATGA
- a CDS encoding DUF6048 family protein codes for MKTQHMYASITRSVIILLLFSAMAFAQEDKKTVKDTLIYKQKYGLRLGADISKLARTFLDDDYSGFEIMGDYRLTKRIYIAGEIGNEERILETDYLSNTTKGSYFKAGVDMNFYKNWLDMENMIYAGFRVGASSFSQTLNNYTIYDVYSQYWGEQFTVDEGTEYSGLSALWVELQVGLKAELFNNFFAGVNVQLKVLLSEKEIDNYENLYVPGFNRTFDSSAFGGGFGFNLSYLVPIFKKDKIVIQEKEVEE; via the coding sequence ATGAAAACACAACACATGTACGCATCTATCACTAGAAGTGTAATTATATTGCTGTTGTTTTCTGCAATGGCTTTTGCGCAAGAGGATAAGAAAACGGTCAAAGACACTTTAATTTACAAGCAAAAGTATGGGCTTAGACTTGGAGCTGATATAAGCAAACTAGCACGAACTTTCCTAGATGATGACTATTCTGGTTTTGAAATCATGGGAGATTATCGTCTTACTAAACGTATCTATATTGCTGGCGAGATTGGTAACGAAGAACGCATCTTAGAAACTGATTATTTAAGTAACACTACAAAAGGCAGCTATTTCAAGGCTGGAGTTGATATGAATTTCTACAAAAACTGGCTCGATATGGAAAACATGATTTATGCAGGTTTCCGGGTTGGTGCAAGTTCCTTTAGCCAAACATTGAATAATTATACCATTTACGATGTTTATAGTCAATATTGGGGAGAGCAATTTACAGTTGACGAAGGTACAGAATATAGTGGACTATCAGCACTTTGGGTAGAGCTTCAAGTGGGATTAAAAGCAGAATTATTCAACAATTTTTTTGCTGGTGTTAACGTACAACTAAAAGTTTTACTTTCGGAAAAAGAGATTGATAATTACGAAAATCTTTATGTTCCCGGATTTAATAGAACTTTCGATAGTAGTGCATTTGGTGGTGGTTTTGGGTTTAATCTATCTTACTTAGTACCAATATTTAAGAAGGATAAGATTGTGATTCAAGAAAAAGAAGTGGAAGAATAA
- a CDS encoding FIST signal transduction protein: protein MKSKSLKGKSAKEIQDAVKQSLSDGFKPTLALVFSSVSQNLEAITKSLDEQNITVFGITTNGEFIDEETEKGSVAILLLDINKDYFQIYLEEYPEKNYEEVAKKIAQKAKEKFKKPAFLMGTSNSETDGEEILRGFEKIIGNNVTAFGASAGDDYRFAETFVFSNGKVSKNGLLCLAIDEEKIAIKGIATCGWNAAGTEKTVTKSKGNHVYTIDHIPALDITVKYGGLQNITPENKDVLMELAANFPLQLQRENGDPVMRPALVVDWTDNSFYTSGTVPQGSKVRFSLPPDWDVMDKVIKGVEKLKAEEMPEADALIVFSCAGRILSFGPMMTDEIEGIKNVWNVPMIGMFSNAELARATGGNLEMHNLTTCCVAIKER from the coding sequence ATGAAATCAAAATCTCTAAAAGGGAAATCCGCAAAGGAAATTCAAGATGCCGTTAAGCAAAGTCTATCTGATGGTTTTAAACCCACTCTGGCTCTAGTTTTTAGTTCTGTAAGTCAAAATTTAGAAGCCATAACAAAATCTCTAGATGAACAGAACATTACTGTTTTTGGAATCACAACCAATGGTGAGTTTATCGATGAAGAAACCGAAAAAGGCTCAGTAGCCATACTCCTGCTCGATATTAACAAAGATTATTTTCAAATTTATCTTGAAGAATATCCTGAGAAGAACTACGAAGAAGTTGCCAAAAAAATTGCTCAAAAAGCAAAAGAGAAGTTTAAAAAACCTGCTTTTTTAATGGGCACAAGCAATTCCGAAACCGATGGAGAAGAAATTTTAAGAGGTTTTGAAAAAATCATTGGTAATAATGTCACTGCATTTGGTGCGAGTGCAGGAGATGATTATCGGTTTGCGGAAACCTTTGTTTTTTCTAATGGAAAAGTAAGTAAAAATGGCTTGTTATGTCTTGCTATTGATGAAGAAAAAATAGCCATAAAAGGTATCGCGACCTGTGGTTGGAATGCGGCAGGAACAGAAAAAACCGTGACCAAAAGCAAGGGCAACCATGTTTATACAATTGATCATATTCCTGCACTCGATATAACCGTAAAATATGGAGGCCTTCAAAATATTACGCCAGAAAATAAAGATGTACTCATGGAACTTGCAGCCAATTTCCCATTACAATTACAACGGGAAAATGGAGACCCAGTAATGCGTCCAGCTCTAGTGGTTGATTGGACAGACAATTCTTTTTACACAAGTGGAACGGTTCCACAAGGCTCCAAAGTACGCTTTTCGCTACCACCAGATTGGGATGTGATGGACAAAGTAATTAAAGGTGTCGAAAAACTAAAGGCCGAAGAAATGCCAGAAGCCGATGCACTGATAGTGTTCAGTTGTGCTGGACGAATACTCTCATTTGGTCCCATGATGACAGATGAAATCGAAGGCATAAAAAATGTTTGGAACGTACCAATGATTGGTATGTTTTCTAATGCAGAACTAGCCAGAGCCACAGGTGGCAATTTAGAAATGCACAACTTAACAACCTGTTGTGTTGCAATAAAAGAAAGATAA
- a CDS encoding EthD family reductase: protein MKKITVLYKHPSDAEKFKTYYKETHLPLVDKIEGLAKAEITEIQGELGGEPSDYFLMAELYFKTEEQMQESMGSTEGQAVANDLSNFATGGVTIIIGNTVNW from the coding sequence ATGAAAAAAATCACAGTGCTCTACAAACATCCAAGCGATGCCGAAAAATTCAAAACCTACTATAAAGAAACCCATTTACCTCTCGTAGATAAAATTGAAGGCTTAGCCAAAGCTGAAATTACAGAGATACAAGGTGAACTGGGAGGCGAACCCTCAGATTATTTTTTAATGGCGGAACTTTATTTTAAGACTGAAGAACAAATGCAAGAGTCAATGGGTTCTACTGAAGGACAAGCGGTTGCGAACGATCTTTCAAACTTCGCCACTGGCGGAGTCACTATTATCATAGGAAATACAGTGAACTGGTAA
- a CDS encoding FIST signal transduction protein: MNAISIKGKSTSNIATQLDKVIAENFQPTLAIVFLSFKQDWNAVSEILNKKGIAVFGATTSGEFIDGDIEEGSIVMMLLDINPDYFKLMFLETGEQSTYENAKQLGIEGKKTFANPAFIIASGWLSNEGENIIDGITEGCGSEVTIFGGMAGDDMALEGPIAFTYNKSSDKGLVGLIIDENKIEMNGIATCGWKAIGTTKSITKSEANIIYTIDDKPALDMIIKYLGVDYDFSTGNEIVTQIGAYYPLQMEREGVAPVKRTAMLANKEDRSLICAGTVPQGSKVKFSLPPDFDAIEKVVEECNDLKTEKQQEADALIMFSCISRHLSFGILMSEEISQVKDVWNAPLVGFFSYGEFGKSKTGKHEFHNNTCCVVALKEK; encoded by the coding sequence ATGAATGCAATCTCAATAAAAGGAAAATCGACCAGCAATATAGCTACGCAATTAGATAAAGTAATTGCTGAAAATTTTCAACCGACATTAGCGATTGTTTTTCTTTCCTTTAAACAAGATTGGAATGCAGTCAGCGAGATATTAAACAAAAAAGGGATTGCCGTTTTTGGAGCAACCACTTCAGGTGAATTCATTGATGGAGACATCGAAGAAGGCAGTATCGTTATGATGCTGCTCGACATAAATCCGGACTATTTCAAATTGATGTTTTTGGAAACAGGAGAACAATCGACCTACGAAAATGCTAAACAACTTGGAATTGAAGGAAAAAAGACCTTCGCCAATCCTGCATTTATTATTGCTTCAGGTTGGTTAAGCAATGAGGGCGAAAATATTATTGATGGCATTACAGAAGGATGCGGTAGTGAAGTCACCATTTTTGGTGGTATGGCTGGTGATGATATGGCTTTAGAAGGGCCAATAGCTTTTACCTACAACAAGAGTAGCGATAAAGGTCTAGTCGGGCTTATAATAGACGAAAATAAAATTGAAATGAATGGCATTGCCACCTGTGGTTGGAAAGCCATAGGAACGACGAAAAGCATAACAAAGAGTGAGGCGAATATCATTTACACCATTGATGACAAACCAGCTTTAGACATGATTATAAAGTACCTTGGAGTGGATTATGATTTTAGTACTGGTAACGAAATTGTTACACAAATTGGTGCTTATTATCCATTACAAATGGAACGCGAAGGTGTAGCACCTGTAAAGCGCACAGCCATGTTAGCAAATAAAGAAGACCGTTCGCTTATTTGTGCCGGAACTGTACCGCAAGGTTCTAAAGTAAAATTTTCACTTCCACCAGATTTTGATGCCATTGAAAAAGTTGTAGAAGAATGCAACGACTTAAAAACCGAAAAGCAACAAGAAGCAGACGCCTTAATCATGTTTTCCTGCATTAGCAGGCATTTATCCTTTGGAATTTTAATGAGTGAAGAAATCAGTCAAGTAAAAGACGTTTGGAACGCACCTTTAGTAGGCTTTTTTAGCTATGGAGAATTTGGAAAATCAAAAACAGGTAAGCATGAATTTCATAATAACACCTGTTGCGTTGTGGCTTTAAAAGAAAAGTAA